A window of Panicum virgatum strain AP13 chromosome 8K, P.virgatum_v5, whole genome shotgun sequence contains these coding sequences:
- the LOC120644762 gene encoding uncharacterized protein LOC120644762, producing the protein MADEGASDASSDSSNTFWDLATCAATVAAYAAENPNAMAMDSQMQAAPVAFEVHEATGREWVEASLRDPWRCYENFRMNSETFHKLHKILVVNHGLQSTREFGSIEALSMFLWACGHKQCMRQVKERLRRALGTVSQKFGEVLRAMVSFADTVIMPKDPTYITVHPALRTYSPLFDGCIGAIDGTHVPVCVSRRSHDDYLNRKGWPSQNVLAVVDFDMRFTFIGVGMAGAVHDMAVLREGWTARTFPHPPPGRYYLVDSGYAKERGYLGPHRHNRYWKEEFKYRGPEHLQELFNYHHSKLPNVVERTFGVAKNKWQMLKVGPMLVPPLSEYSNQWVESNAEDDMVTLRDWITT; encoded by the exons ATGGCAGATGAAGGGGCAAGTGATGCTTCAAGTGATTCAAGCAACACTTTCTGGGATTTGGCCACTTGTGCTGCTACTGTGGCAGCATATGCGGCCGAAAATCCTAATGCAATGGCCATGGATAGCCAAATGCAAGCGGCACCTGTGGCCTTCGAAGTGCACGAGGCTACTGGGCGAGAATGGGTGGAAGCTAGTTTGAGGGACCCATGGAGATGCTATGAGAATTTCC GTATGAACAGCGAGACATTTCATAAGCTGCATAAAATTCTAGTTGTCAACCATGGGCTGCAGTCTACTCGAGAGTTCGGGTCCATAGAGGCTTTAAGCATGTTCCTATGGGCATGCGGGCACAAGCAATGCATGCGACAGGTGAAAGAAAGACTTCGTAGGGCATTGGGAACAGTAAGCCAGAAGTTCGGGGAAGTGTTGCGTGCTATGGTGTCATTTGCAGATACAGTGATTATGCCAAAGGATCCGACTTATATCACAGTGCATCCGGCTTTGCGGACGTACTCACCTTTGTTCGACGGATGCATAGGCGCTATAGATGGAACACACGTACCTGTGTGTGTTTCTCGAAGGTCACATGATGATTACCTCAACAGGAAAGGTTGGCCAAGCCAGAATGTTTTAGCTGTAGTTGACTTTGACATGAGGTTCACATTTATTGGAGTGGGGATGGCGGGAGCTGTGCACGACATGGCAGTGCTTAGGGAGGGGTGGACGGCTCGAACATTCCCTCACCCACCACCAG GAAGATATTATTTGGTGGACTCAGGGTATGCCAAAGAGCGTGGGTATTTGGGACCGCATCGCCACAACAGATACTGGAAGGAGGAGTTCAAATATAGGGGTCCTGAGCATTTGCAAGAGTTGTTCAACTACCATCATTCGAAACTGCCTAATGTGGTTGAAAGGACATTTGGGGTCGCCAAAAATAAGTGGCAAATGTTGAAAG TCGGTCCGATGCTGGTACCTCCACTAAGTGAGTATTCCAATCAGTGGGTTGAGTCAAATGCGGAAGATGACATGGTAACTCTCCGTGATTGGATTACTACTTGA